TATCTTCCTTCTGAGAGGTATTCGTTTTCTATAGTTTGAAGATCACCGTTCGTACCCTGAATGCGATATACCAGTAGGTCGTTGTTATAAACAACCTGAACGTCTCGTGGAAAATAGAGGAGTGAAGCTTTTTCATAATCGCCTTCAAAGGCATTTGTTGCCATATCAAAATTCTCGTTACGCAACTGAATTTGCCTGCCTGGGTTCAATCCTTGATATTCTACTGTAGTTCTCCTAGGCCAAACCCATATACTAGTGGCCGCATCCTCCTTGAACTCTTCTGATATACCGTTTTGCATGCCTTGGCCAAAACCTAATAAAATAACGAGTATAAAGATACCTGAGGCTACAGATAATCCAGTGAGGAAGGTTCGCAATTTGTTTTTCCGAATAGTATCGAAAATTTCTTGCCATCTTTCAATGTCGAACATGTGATTGGTTTTGATTGATGAATGCGATTATTACGGTCGCACATAGATAAGACTAGCTATCTTACACAATGTTACAGATAAAGAATAAAAAAAGTGTTAAATCTTTAAAATTGTGTTAAGAACGCATCTTACGGTAGATAAAGTAGAAGAGACCTGCCACTAGGATGTAAGGGATAGCCATTAAATAAACAATGCCGTTATTGATACCTTTAGCAGCGTTTCCGGTTGACTCACTTTCAAGGACTGCCCTACACATAGCGCACTGTGCCTCCACTATTTCCGGCACTAAGGAGAGACAAACAACCAATAAGAAAATCAACTTCTTTTTCATGCTAAGGTCTAATGTGTGTAATAGGGTGAAATCATGAGATAAACAACAACGCCTGTCACGGCAACGTAGAGCCAAATAGGAAAAGTATATTTGGCCAAAGCTCTATGCCCTTCAAAATCTTTTAGATATGCTTTAGCATAGGTTCTAAGAACTAATGGGACTATTGCAATGGATAATATAATATGAGTTATTAAAATAAAATAATAAACATATTTAAGGTAACCATCTCCACCATACGAGGTAGAATCGGACGTCATGTGATAAGCTATATACATGATTAAAAACAACAGCGACAGAGCTATGTTCAACGTCATTATATTTTGATGTAGTTTCTCTCTACCCTGCTTAATGGCCCAAACGGCTACCAACAGAAATACGGCTGTTAAACCGTTAATAGTAGCATAAATAGGCGGTAAAAATGATAGAGGTTCCACATTTGGAATTTTAACCGTAAAGAGTAAAGCCACCACTACCGGTATCACAATGGATATGATTGTAATTATGGTATTAAATCTTTTTTCCTCCGAAACACTTTTCATTATGCTATTCTTCTAATAATTTTAAAATATCCTCCCTTAAAATACCAATTTCTTCCTTTTCTCCTTGGCTATTCTCGCCCATCTCCTCAGAAATAGCCCCGCGATAATACACTATGGGATTCCCAAACTTATCCAGTCTAGAACGCAAATAACCTTGCCTATCCACCAGTGCAAAAAGTCCAGAATGCTCAAATCCCCCTGGGGCATCAGGCATTTCAGCTGCAAAAATATTAAAGCCGCTATTGGCCAAATCATAAATCGCATCCTTATCGCCTGTCATTAAATTCCAATCTTTGTCCTTTATACCGTACTTCGATGCATAGGCCCTTAACACCTGCGGGGTATCATACTGCGGGGTAATCGTAAAGGAAGCAACACCAAAGTCTTCCCTGTCTTTAAAGTGGTTTTGCAGCGCCACCAAGTTTTTTGTCATTATAGGACAAATGCTAGGGCAAGAAGTGAAAAAAAACTCCACTACATATACTTTACCGATATAATCCCTATTGGAAACAAGAACACTATCCTGGTTTAAAAATTGAAATGGAGGGACTTTGCGCTTTTTCTTATTTTGTAGAATATAACTAAGTCCTTTCTTTTGCATAGGACTATTCATCCTATCGTTCTCGACAACAGTGCCTGATTTTAGGCGGTCGACTATTCGAGGAACTACGATAATTCCAAAAATTAGTACTATTAAAGAGACCCAGACATAGGTATATTTCTTATTCACTATTTCGCTCTGTTTGCATTATTCTTTTTAAGCGCCAATCTATATTCCGCGAGAATAATTTTCACATCATCCTCCATCTTATTATTCAGATCAGCAACGGAGTTGGTATTAAATCCAAATTTTGTCCCTTCGTCCTCATCTTCCGTTCTACCTCTTAGATTTCTTTCCTTATCAATAATGAACACATATGGTGTACCCAAATCAGCATCCAATTCAAGGTCAGTCTTTAAGCTATTAAAAAGTTCTTGAATCACTGCGGGCTCTAGAAAAACGAATTTCCATTTAGAAACATCGGCCAAGGCGGATAGTTCGGTTTTAAGCTCTTCAACTTTAGTCTCCGTTCCAAACGGCATTACCATTACAAATTGAAAATCTTTAAACTCATTAAAACGCTTATAAATCTTCTGATTCAAGTTAAAAGCATTTCCTTTCTTGTTCTCTACCTGGTTTCCTAAAAAACCAAGAACAGTAATATTATTAGCGAACTTTACTCGGTTGTCCGGTGCATCAATTTCACGAATACCTTCCGTGAGTGTTGGTAAT
This genomic window from Maribacter sp. MJ134 contains:
- a CDS encoding DUF420 domain-containing protein, with translation MKSVSEEKRFNTIITIISIVIPVVVALLFTVKIPNVEPLSFLPPIYATINGLTAVFLLVAVWAIKQGREKLHQNIMTLNIALSLLFLIMYIAYHMTSDSTSYGGDGYLKYVYYFILITHIILSIAIVPLVLRTYAKAYLKDFEGHRALAKYTFPIWLYVAVTGVVVYLMISPYYTH
- a CDS encoding SCO family protein encodes the protein MVNKKYTYVWVSLIVLIFGIIVVPRIVDRLKSGTVVENDRMNSPMQKKGLSYILQNKKKRKVPPFQFLNQDSVLVSNRDYIGKVYVVEFFFTSCPSICPIMTKNLVALQNHFKDREDFGVASFTITPQYDTPQVLRAYASKYGIKDKDWNLMTGDKDAIYDLANSGFNIFAAEMPDAPGGFEHSGLFALVDRQGYLRSRLDKFGNPIVYYRGAISEEMGENSQGEKEEIGILREDILKLLEE